TCATCGCCGCACCACCAAGTGCGCGCGGACGGCAGACTCAGGCTTTCGCCCAGCAGGTGCGTACAGAGCTGGGGCAGGAACGCCGCCAATGCCGGAGATTCCGCAATGCCGCTGCCCAGGCTGTTGGCGATTGCCACGTTGCCCGCGCGAGCAGCTTGGACCAGCCCCGGCACCCCCAGCAGGCTTTCCGAATCCAGCTCCAGAGGGTCGGCCAAGGGTGACTGCACGGAGCGGATGATCACGTCGACCTGCTTGAGGCCGCCCACCGTCTTGAGAAACACCTTTTGGTCGCGGGTGGTGAGGTCGGCACCCTCCACCAGCGGATAGCCGAGATTGCGAGCAAAGAAGGCGTGTTCGAAATAGGCTTCGTGCCCCGGCCCCGGAGAAAGCAGCACGATCATCGGGTGCTCGGTGCGCCGTTGCACGAGCAGCTCGAACGATTCGAGCATGCTCTGGAAAAACGGGCGCAGGCGCAACGGGTCGACCGCACGGAAAATGTCCGACAAAGCGCGTTGGGTCACAAACCGGTTTTCCAGTGCGTAGCCAATGCCCGAGGGCGTATCGAGGCGGTCCGAAAGCACCCACCAGCGCCCGTCGGGCGAGCGCGCGAGGTCGGCGGCATACAGGTGCACGAAGGTCCCGCCCGGCGGACGAAAGCCGTGGAGCGGCCGCAGAAAGTGGGGATTGCCCAGAATCAGCGAAGGCGGCAAGACGCGGTCTTTGAGCAAGTGCTGCTCTCCATACACATCTTCCAGGATGCGGTTGAGAAGCGTCACGCGCTGCCGCAGGCCATGGTCAAGTTCCCGCCACTCCTGATAACTCAGAATCATCGGTAGCGGATCCATTACCCATGGGCGGGCGGCGCCGTCGTCGCTGTAACCGCTGTAAGTGACCCCGTTTTCCTGCACGATGCGGCGCACCTGGTCGGCGCGCTGGCGAAATCCTTCGACTCCGAGCGCTTCGACCTCCGCCGCCGCTATTTTCCAGTTGGCGCGGACATCGCCCTTCGCATCCAGCAATTCATCGTAGTGGCCGGAGGGTTTGTGGTAGCTGCCAAAAACGGAACTGAGCCCGGCTGGCGGAGCCATGATGCCGGAATCACGATTAGGAGGGGTCATAGAGGATATATCGGATCTTCTAGGTCCGAAATTACAGACGGCAAACCCAAACCGCGCCATCGTATCGGACGCGGTTCAGGGCAAGCATGTCGGCGGATCTAGCGGTTGCGGCGGAGGTCGAGCGTCAACGGGAAGTCGGGGTTGATCTCGTCTTCCGGCAGGCGGTTGAGTTGACCCGGCGTATGGCCGATCGGCTCGAAGCGTGCGCGGCGGCGCCCTTCGGCCTCATAGCTGTTGATCGGGAAGTGATCGTAGTTACGCCCGCCCGGGTGACCGACGTGGTAGGTGCAGCCAGCCATCGACCGTTGGGACCAGGTGTCGATGATGTCGAAGACCAGCGGAGTGTCGACCGGCTGAGTGGGGTGCAGGCCAGACGGCGGCTGCCAGGCACGGTAGCGGACGCCAGCCACGAATTCGCCCTCGACCTTGGTCGGCACCAGCGGGCATTTGCGACCGTTGCAGGCCACGATGTAGCGGTCGGCATTGAAGTGGGTCACGCGCACCTGCAGGCGTTCGACCGACGAATCGACGAAGCGCACGGTGCCGCCCGCAAAGCCTTCTTCGCCCATCACGTGCCACGGCTCCAGGGCCTGGCGCAGCTCGAGCTCGGTTTCGCCAAAGGTGATGTGGCCGTAGCCGGGGAAGCGGAACTCACGGTGCGACTGGAACCACAGTTGCTCGAACGGCAGGCCCGCGCGGCCCAGATCGGTAAGGACTTCCTTGAAGTCTTCCCACACAAAGTGCGGCAGCATCCAGCGGTCATGCAGCTGCGTGCCCCAGCGCGAGAGACGCTGCGGGTTGTAGGGGCGCTCCCAGAACCACGCGACCAGCGCGCGCAATAAAAGCTGCTGTGCCAGGCTCATACGGGCATGAGGCGGCATCTCGAAGCTGCGCAGCTCCAGCAAACCTAGGCGACCGCTCGAACGGTCGGGGTTGTAGAGCTTGTCGATGCAGAATTCGGCTCGGTGGGTATTGCCCGTAACGTCGATCAGCAGGTTGCGGAAGATACGGTCGACCAGCCACGACGGCGGGGCTTCGCCGATCTTGTCGACTTCGCGGAAAGCAAGCTCCAGCTCGTAGAGCGAGTCGTTGCGGGCCTCGTCTACGCGCGGGCTCTGGCTCGTCGGCCCCACGAAGAGCCCCGAGAACATGTAGGAAAGCGATGGGTGCTGGTGCCAATAAGCCAGCATGCTGCGGAGCAGATCCGGGCGGCGCAGGAACGGGCTTTCCAGGGGCGTAGCGGCCCCAAGCACGATGTGATTGCCCCCGCCGGTGCCGCAGTGGCGGCCGTCGAGCATGAACTTCTCCGTGCCCAAGCGCGATTCGCGGGCTAGCTGGTACAGCGTTTCGGTGCGCGAGACCAGTTCGCTCCACGACTGCGACGGGTGGATGTTGACTTCGATTACCCCCGGGTCGGGCGTGATGCTGAAGGATTCGAGGCGCGGGTCGGGCGGCGGGCGCTCGCCTTCGATAAAGACGGGCATTTCCAGCCGGGCTGCTGTCGCTTCTACCGCCGAGAGCAGCTCCAGATAGGCGTCGGTGCTCGAAACGGGCGGGAAGAAGACAAAGAGCTGGCCGTTGCGGGCTTCGATGCACAGGGCTGTGCGGACGGCCTCCGAGGCCTCCTGCTGCGGCATGGCAGTTCGCTTGGAGCGCACGCGGCCACGACCACCGGCCTCCGGTTGGGCCAGCGTGTCTTCCGGTCCGCCGATGCTGGAGCCGGGTTGGCTCCGGGGGCCGAATTCGCCAGTCGATTCGCCGCGTCGCGACGACTGGAGCAGCGCCCGCGCACGCTCTTCGAACTGCCGCAGAAAGGCTTGGTGCGGCGGCAGCGGAGCAACTGGCGAAGTGGGGTCGGGATGGATGATGTAAGGGTAATTGGCCGCACTGACCCACGGCAGTCCATCGATCGGCAGGCGCAGGCCGATGGGCGAATCGCCGGGCAGCAGGTAGATGTTTTGCTGGCGCGAGCACCAAGGGCCGGTGCGCCAACGCAGGCCGCTGGCCCGAGCCTGCCACATCTGTTGCAGCGGCAGGATATAGCCGCGCGGGTTGTCGAGCCCGGATTCGAAGACGCGGCCCAGGCGAGCGCGCTCTTCGGGGTCGGATAATTTCGACTCCAGCGGGTCGACGTTGACCGGCAGCTTCTGCTCTTTCCAGAGGTAATACCAGATGTCTTCGTAGGCCGCTTCTACATACTCGGCCGTGATGCCCATCGTGGCGCACAGCTCACGGGAAAAACGCTCCGCATCGGCGGCCTTGAAGCCGTAGTCCTGGTCGATGGACGCGAGCCAGCGCGGGTCGCCCCAGATGGATTCGCCGTCGCGGCGCCAGTAGCAGGTGAGTGCCCAGCGCGGCAGGGATTCGCCCGGATACCATTTACCTTGGCCGTAGTGGGTAAAGCCGCCTTTGCCGTAGGTCGCCCGCATCTTGCGCAGCAGCACCTCGCTCAGGCGACGCTTGCCCGGCCCTACTGCGGCCACGTTCCATTCCGGGCCGTCTGGATCGTCGATTGAGACGAAGGTGGGCTCGCCTCCCATCGTCAGGCGGACGTCGCCCGCCTGCAGCCGCCGGTCGACCTCGTTGCCCAAAGCGTTGAGGCGTTGCCAGGCGGCATCGTCGTAAGGGTATGTGACCCGCGGGGCTTCGCGCACCCGCTTGACCTCCATCGCAAAGTCAAACTCGGTCTTGTTGGGCTCCACGCCGCCGGTGATGGGGGCTGCGCCGATGGGATGTGGTGAGCAGGCCAGCGGGATGTGGCCTTCGCCGGCGAGCAAGCCGCTGGTCGGGTCGAGCCCCACCCAACCGGCGCCGGGCAGGAACACTTCCGCCCAGGCGTGCAAGTCGGTAAAATCGTTCTCCGTTCCAGACGGGCCGTCGATACTCTTGATATCGGGTGTGAGCTGGATCAGGTAACCGCTGGCGAAGCGGGCGGCCAAGCCGAGGCGGCGCAGGACGTGCACGAGCAGCCATGCACTGTCGCGACAGGAGCCGGTACGTTTTTGCAGCGTTTCCTCCGGTGTCTGGACCCCCGGCTCCATCCGGACGATGTAACCGATGTCTTGCTGGATCCGCTGGTTTAAATCGACCAGAAAGTGGACCGTCTGTTTCTCAATGCCCACGAACTGTTTAAAATATTCCTCGAACAGCGGGCCCTCCGATTCGCTGGTATCCATGAAGGGCTCGAGATCGCGCAAGGCGTTGCTCTTGTAGGCGAAGGGAAACTGCTCGGCGTAGTCTTCCAGGAAGAAATCGAAGGGGTTGACCACCGTCATCTCGGCCACCACGTCGACCTCCACCTTGAACTCGGTGATTTTCTCGGGGTAGACGATCCGGGCCAGGTAGTTGCCGTGCGGGTCTTGCTGCCAGTTGATGAAGTAGCCCTCCGGCGACGCCTTCAGCGAGTAGCTGACGATCGGCGTGCGGCAGTGAGGTGCCGGGCGCAGGCGGATGACCTGCGGGTAAAGCGTCACCGGGCGTTCATACTTGTAATGGGTGCAGTGGTACAGACTGGCGTGAATGGCCATGGATACTTCGGGAAATAACGGGTTACCCCTAGTTGGGGAGAATCGAAACGGCTGCAGCAGGAACCAGTCCCAAAATACGGGGATCTCTTCCTTTGTTGCACGAAGTCATATAACCCGTTGGGGCCTGAGGCAAGAACAGCTTATACCACCGCTTCGCTTTCCTGCATCGGTCTCAGGATACCACGCCTCGCTCCCGCACCAGGCGGTGGATATAGGCCAGCTTTTCCGTCACGGCGGAGGACAGGACGAAGGGATAGGCGTCGGGCTGGCCAATGCTGCGGTTCAGGCTATTCAGTGCCAGCGTGATGGGCAACCAGCGATCCACGATGGTGGGGAAGTCGTCTGCCGTATACGGGTCGAAGCTGGCCGCGCTGGCATCGGCTTCCAGTTGGCCGCGCAAGTCTGGGCGCAGGTTGATCCCAAAGTGCAAGGCGGTCTCCAGCAGATCCACGATGTGGAAGTAGTGGGCCCAGGTCTCGGCCCAGTCTTCCCAGGGGTGGGAAGCGGCGTAGGCGGTTACAAACTGCTGCTCCCAGCCCGGCTGCGGACCTTGGGCATAGTGGGCCTCAAGAGCCTTCTGGTAATCTTCCCGCTCATCGCCAAAGACACGGCGAAATTCCTCGACCCCCTGCCCTGCGCCGAAAAACGCTTCCCAATAAAAGTGGGCCGACTCATGCCGAAAGTGCCCCAAGAGCGTGCGATACGGCTCGTCCAGCTCCGAGCGTACCTTTTCGCGGTGGGCGGGGTCGGCCTCCTCGATGTTCAGAGTGATCAGCCCGTTGGCGTGCCCCGTCATCACCGGGTCTTTTTGCACTTCGGGCGAGAGCAGGTCGAACTGCGGCTGGGGAAGCGGGTGCCCGTTTTCGCCGATCAGCCCAAAGCGCAGCAGCGAGTAGATCAGCCGGCGCTTGGCCCGCTCGATGTCTACCCACAGCTCGATCCGCCGCTCGTCGTCGAGGTTGGGGATTGTGCGGCTGAGGCTGCATGAGAGGCAGAATTCGCTTTCGCTCTCCGCCGGCACCATCCAGTTGCAGCTCAAATGGTGGTCGCGATTGGCACAGGGGCGAAATTCGCGGCGGTCGCCCATTCGTCGCCACGAGGTTTCGCTGGCCACCTCAAAGTTTACCAGCTTGGCGATCTCCGGCACAAAACCCAGGTGCGCACCACAACGCACGCACGACGTATTCTCGAAATACACGGCATTGCCGCACTGCTGACAAAAAAAGAGCTTCATAAAGAGAGACAACGTTGCACCAGCACCGCCGCAGCGGCACTCGGCTACCTATCGCCCAAATCCCCCTGCCGCACAATGGCAGAGCGATGATTTGGCCCTGCAGGTGACGTGTACCCTGCCCTGCTCCGCGCTTGACTAACGAATTTACCCTAGTCACTGCTTTGAAGGTCATGAAGCTGCTGTTTATCCTGCCCATCATTATCCTGGCCTGTCTCACGAGTTGCAACCCGCATCAAAATCCCAATGCGGTGCAGCGGGGAAAAGCTACCCAACTGGGCGCAACCCACGGCTATGTGCTTGCGGTGCTGACGGTGGAGGAAAAGCGACCGGAAGGAATGCTGGGGATAACCGCGAAGACATTTTCCGCCTATTCCCTGCATTACCGCCCAGTGGGAGGTAAGCACGAAGGCACGCTGCGCTTCAGCCCTGGGGGCATGTACAAGAGCAAAAACGACTTTCCCGATGGGCTGGGCCACGTTTATCTGCTGGCGCTACCGGCCGGAGAATATGAGCTGTATGAATATGGCTTCTACGAGCAGTATTACAACACCAGCATAACGCACCGTTCGCTGGAGTTTTCGATGCCGTTCGAAGTCAAGCCCGGAGAAGTCACTTATATCGGCCGCTTCAATGCCAAGCATACCTACGCCGAGAATATGCTGGGTACTGTCGTCCTCGACAGTGGGTATTTCATCGTGGAAGACGCGTTTGAAGAGGATCTCGCGCATGCTCAGGAAATCTACCCCGAGGTGAATCTGGATTCGGCCCGCAAGGCGAAGGGCTATCAGGAAAAAATCGGCAAACCGATCCTCTCACCTGAAGATCTGGAACGCACGACTTTGCAGGCCCCGAATCAGGCGACCCCATGATCGTTAGCCTCGCGCAAGCTTAAGAAATTCGTGAAGTTAGGCTCGGGGGTTACTTTGCGCTGTTCGATGCGGTGAATTGTGCTTATCTCGTTCGTAGGCAATCTCACTCGTATCATGTCTCCCTGTAAGTCTCTGTTTTTGTTGGCCGCCGTCGGGCTAGGCCTTGGTTTAACCTTGTCGGCGCAAGACGAGCCCCAAAAGGGCACGGGCCTGATCTTCGACGTTCAGGCCTACCGGGCGGTGCCTTACAAAGCGCCGGTGACGGCAGATACTTACGCCAACCTGCCGGTTGCGGCGAACCTGGAGAAGTATTGTCCGACCCCCGGAGACCAAGGCCGCTACTCCACCTGCACGGCGTTTGCGGTAGGCTACCACTTGCGCACGATCCTTTACGGGATCGAGCAACAACAGACGTCGCGCGCCCAGCTAGATCGCCATATATTCTCGCCGACGTTCGTCTACGAGAAGATCAAGGACGAGAGCGATCTGGACTGCATGCAGGGCTCTAGCCCGGTGGCGGCACTGGAGCTGCTGCGCTCGGTGGGCATCCCAACCCTGGCTACCGTGCCCTACCTCTGCGGTTCGGCCATTGGGACAGACGCGATGCTGGAAGCGACCGCCTACCCGATTCTCGATTATCAAATCCTCTACGGCACCGACCTGGCCGATACCGATCCGATCAAAACCCTGTCGGTCAAGAAGTCGCTCTCGGAGGGCAGCCCGGTCGTAATCGGCTTCAAGGTGCACCAGAGCTTTTACCAGTCTGGCGCGGTGTGGAAAGAGCAGGAGAGCGACCGAGGCCCCACAGGACAACACGGGCTCCACGCCATGGTGGTGGTGGGCTACGACGATGCCCGCGCAGGCGGCTCGATGCGGGTCATGAATAGCTGGGGCACGCGCTGGGGTGACAAAGGCTTCGTCTGGATCCCTTACGAAGATTTCAACCGCAACTGCATCATGGCGTTGCAGGCCTACGGCAAGCGCCCTGCCCGCCCTACCCCGAGGCCGGGGCCCGATGGCAAGACGCCCGAGCTGCCTCCGCTGCTGCAGGGCAAGGTTGCGTTTGAAGAGCGCGACGGCACGCCCATGGCGGCCATCAAGGTGGTGCCGCCGGAAGATCGCAGCAACCAGACGCGCTACGTCGGCTACCGCATGGCGCGCTCCTATGCTTCGGGCACGCGCTTCCGTTTTTACATCACCACCAATACCGACTGCTACCTCTATGCCTTCGCAACCGATCTGACGGGCGAGATTACGACCATCCTGCCGTTTCAGGACAACATGTCGCCGCATATCGGGCCGAATAGCACGATTGCCTTCCCCTCCGAGCGCAAAGTGGTGCGGATGGACCGGCAGCCCGGCACCGACTATCTGCTAATGCTCTACTCGGAAGAGCCGCTCGACGTCGAAGCGCTCAAGGCGGCGATGGAAGCCAATTCGGGCACCCTCTCGCTCAAGGTGGCCCAGGCACTCGGTTCACGCATCGTGCCCGAGCAATATATCCAGTTCGACCCCGACCAGATCGGCTTCACCGTTACC
This Verrucomicrobiota bacterium JB022 DNA region includes the following protein-coding sequences:
- a CDS encoding DUF4384 domain-containing protein; the encoded protein is MSAQDEPQKGTGLIFDVQAYRAVPYKAPVTADTYANLPVAANLEKYCPTPGDQGRYSTCTAFAVGYHLRTILYGIEQQQTSRAQLDRHIFSPTFVYEKIKDESDLDCMQGSSPVAALELLRSVGIPTLATVPYLCGSAIGTDAMLEATAYPILDYQILYGTDLADTDPIKTLSVKKSLSEGSPVVIGFKVHQSFYQSGAVWKEQESDRGPTGQHGLHAMVVVGYDDARAGGSMRVMNSWGTRWGDKGFVWIPYEDFNRNCIMALQAYGKRPARPTPRPGPDGKTPELPPLLQGKVAFEERDGTPMAAIKVVPPEDRSNQTRYVGYRMARSYASGTRFRFYITTNTDCYLYAFATDLTGEITTILPFQDNMSPHIGPNSTIAFPSERKVVRMDRQPGTDYLLMLYSEEPLDVEALKAAMEANSGTLSLKVAQALGSRIVPEQYIQFDPDQIGFTVTQKTRGSVVPLMVEIQHD
- a CDS encoding transglutaminase family protein, encoding MAIHASLYHCTHYKYERPVTLYPQVIRLRPAPHCRTPIVSYSLKASPEGYFINWQQDPHGNYLARIVYPEKITEFKVEVDVVAEMTVVNPFDFFLEDYAEQFPFAYKSNALRDLEPFMDTSESEGPLFEEYFKQFVGIEKQTVHFLVDLNQRIQQDIGYIVRMEPGVQTPEETLQKRTGSCRDSAWLLVHVLRRLGLAARFASGYLIQLTPDIKSIDGPSGTENDFTDLHAWAEVFLPGAGWVGLDPTSGLLAGEGHIPLACSPHPIGAAPITGGVEPNKTEFDFAMEVKRVREAPRVTYPYDDAAWQRLNALGNEVDRRLQAGDVRLTMGGEPTFVSIDDPDGPEWNVAAVGPGKRRLSEVLLRKMRATYGKGGFTHYGQGKWYPGESLPRWALTCYWRRDGESIWGDPRWLASIDQDYGFKAADAERFSRELCATMGITAEYVEAAYEDIWYYLWKEQKLPVNVDPLESKLSDPEERARLGRVFESGLDNPRGYILPLQQMWQARASGLRWRTGPWCSRQQNIYLLPGDSPIGLRLPIDGLPWVSAANYPYIIHPDPTSPVAPLPPHQAFLRQFEERARALLQSSRRGESTGEFGPRSQPGSSIGGPEDTLAQPEAGGRGRVRSKRTAMPQQEASEAVRTALCIEARNGQLFVFFPPVSSTDAYLELLSAVEATAARLEMPVFIEGERPPPDPRLESFSITPDPGVIEVNIHPSQSWSELVSRTETLYQLARESRLGTEKFMLDGRHCGTGGGNHIVLGAATPLESPFLRRPDLLRSMLAYWHQHPSLSYMFSGLFVGPTSQSPRVDEARNDSLYELELAFREVDKIGEAPPSWLVDRIFRNLLIDVTGNTHRAEFCIDKLYNPDRSSGRLGLLELRSFEMPPHARMSLAQQLLLRALVAWFWERPYNPQRLSRWGTQLHDRWMLPHFVWEDFKEVLTDLGRAGLPFEQLWFQSHREFRFPGYGHITFGETELELRQALEPWHVMGEEGFAGGTVRFVDSSVERLQVRVTHFNADRYIVACNGRKCPLVPTKVEGEFVAGVRYRAWQPPSGLHPTQPVDTPLVFDIIDTWSQRSMAGCTYHVGHPGGRNYDHFPINSYEAEGRRRARFEPIGHTPGQLNRLPEDEINPDFPLTLDLRRNR
- a CDS encoding putative zinc-binding peptidase; this encodes MKLFFCQQCGNAVYFENTSCVRCGAHLGFVPEIAKLVNFEVASETSWRRMGDRREFRPCANRDHHLSCNWMVPAESESEFCLSCSLSRTIPNLDDERRIELWVDIERAKRRLIYSLLRFGLIGENGHPLPQPQFDLLSPEVQKDPVMTGHANGLITLNIEEADPAHREKVRSELDEPYRTLLGHFRHESAHFYWEAFFGAGQGVEEFRRVFGDEREDYQKALEAHYAQGPQPGWEQQFVTAYAASHPWEDWAETWAHYFHIVDLLETALHFGINLRPDLRGQLEADASAASFDPYTADDFPTIVDRWLPITLALNSLNRSIGQPDAYPFVLSSAVTEKLAYIHRLVRERGVVS